A region from the Citrobacter koseri ATCC BAA-895 genome encodes:
- a CDS encoding winged helix-turn-helix transcriptional regulator produces MSKLYTPESAASGVEHVLRLLEGRWKLIILFHLFDGKVQRYSDFEKLIPGISQKMLAQQLRQLEADGIVSRTVYPQVPPKVEYRLTEWGQELCPALDAMLKWAEKRED; encoded by the coding sequence ATGAGTAAGTTATATACTCCAGAATCTGCCGCAAGCGGCGTGGAGCATGTGCTGCGACTGCTGGAAGGTCGCTGGAAATTAATTATTCTTTTTCATCTGTTCGATGGAAAAGTACAGCGCTATTCCGATTTTGAAAAACTGATCCCGGGTATTTCACAGAAGATGCTGGCTCAGCAACTGCGACAACTGGAAGCCGACGGCATCGTATCACGCACGGTGTACCCTCAGGTGCCGCCGAAAGTGGAATATCGCCTGACCGAGTGGGGGCAAGAACTGTGCCCGGCCCTTGATGCAATGCTGAAATGGGCGGAAAAACGCGAGGATTAG
- a CDS encoding ABC transporter substrate-binding protein, with product MKKLLAGMVAILSVSAVEAADFPVTIESCGTPVTFTEPPKRAIINDLNMSEMAFALNLQDRIVGLTGISGWYKMTPEFKKAMGSIPELAPKYPSLETLLAVNPDFFFAGWNYGMKVGGEVTPSSLNKYGIKTFVLSESCVFTAAHKRKASMDLLYNDVLTLGKIFGKQDDARALVNRWKKTLEALPKPPKGTRPLSVFVYDSGEDKPFTSGKYAMPDAIIEAAGGKNAMEALDISWGTTSWESVAATEPDFIILLDYQTGSGADELRHFLENHPLMKLTPAVKHQRYLKLQYAELTPGPANVKAVEKLARAMYQTAAQ from the coding sequence ATGAAAAAATTGCTTGCAGGCATGGTTGCTATTTTGTCGGTATCGGCAGTAGAGGCTGCGGATTTTCCTGTCACCATAGAGAGTTGTGGAACACCCGTGACGTTCACGGAACCGCCAAAGCGAGCGATTATTAATGACCTTAATATGTCTGAAATGGCGTTCGCTCTGAATTTACAGGATCGTATCGTCGGTCTGACCGGCATCAGCGGGTGGTACAAAATGACGCCGGAATTTAAAAAAGCAATGGGGTCGATCCCTGAACTGGCACCGAAATATCCCTCTCTGGAAACATTGCTGGCGGTTAATCCAGATTTCTTTTTCGCAGGCTGGAATTATGGCATGAAAGTAGGGGGTGAAGTGACGCCTTCTTCACTCAATAAATATGGCATCAAGACTTTTGTTCTGAGCGAAAGTTGCGTCTTTACTGCCGCGCATAAGCGTAAAGCCAGTATGGATCTACTTTATAATGACGTACTGACGCTGGGGAAGATTTTTGGTAAGCAAGATGACGCTCGGGCGCTGGTTAATCGCTGGAAAAAGACGCTGGAGGCGCTGCCCAAACCGCCGAAAGGAACCCGACCATTAAGCGTGTTTGTTTATGATTCGGGAGAGGATAAACCTTTTACCAGCGGGAAATATGCGATGCCTGACGCCATTATCGAAGCGGCTGGTGGTAAAAATGCGATGGAGGCGCTGGATATCAGTTGGGGCACAACTTCCTGGGAAAGTGTGGCTGCCACTGAGCCGGACTTTATCATTCTGCTGGATTATCAAACGGGAAGTGGGGCTGATGAGCTTCGTCACTTCCTGGAAAATCACCCGTTGATGAAACTCACGCCAGCGGTGAAACACCAACGTTATCTGAAGCTGCAATATGCTGAACTGACGCCAGGCCCTGCGAATGTCAAAGCAGTAGAAAAACTGGCGCGGGCCATGTATCAGACGGCTGCACAATGA
- a CDS encoding AMP nucleosidase translates to MNNKGAGLTPSQALDKLDELYEQSVQALRNAIGKYVENGELPDITARNNGLFVYPSLSVSWSGNATNPPKTRAYGRFTHAGCYTTTITRPALFRPYLEEQLTLLYQDYDAHIAVEPSHHEIPYPYVIDGSELSLDRSMSAGLTRFFPTTELAQIGDETADGLFHPGEFYPLSHFDARRVDFSLARLRHYTGTPVEHFQPFVLFTNYTRYVDEFVRWGCSQILDPDSPYIALSCAGGIWITAETEAPEEATSDLAWKKHQMPAWHLITADGQGITLVNIGVGPSNAKTICDHLAVLRPDVWLMIGHCGGLRESQAIGDYVLAHAYLRDDHVLDAVLPPDIPIPSIAEVQRALYDATKMVSGMPGEEVKQRLRTGTVVTTDDRNWELRYSASALRFNLSRAVAIDMESATIAAQGYRFRVPYGTLLCVSDKPLHGEIKLPGQANRFYEGAISEHLQIGIRAIDLLRAEGDRLHSRKLRTFNEPPFR, encoded by the coding sequence ATGAATAATAAGGGCGCCGGCCTGACCCCGTCTCAGGCGCTGGATAAACTGGACGAACTCTACGAGCAATCGGTTCAGGCTCTGCGTAACGCAATTGGCAAGTATGTTGAAAACGGGGAACTTCCAGACATTACAGCCCGAAATAATGGCCTTTTTGTTTACCCATCGCTTTCCGTCTCCTGGAGCGGCAATGCGACGAATCCCCCCAAGACCCGCGCCTATGGCCGCTTTACCCATGCTGGCTGCTACACCACAACCATCACCCGTCCTGCGCTGTTTCGCCCTTACCTTGAAGAGCAATTAACGCTGCTGTATCAGGATTATGACGCGCATATTGCGGTTGAACCGTCCCATCATGAAATTCCGTATCCTTATGTCATTGACGGTTCCGAGCTGTCGCTTGACCGCTCCATGAGCGCCGGATTGACGCGCTTTTTCCCCACCACTGAACTGGCGCAGATTGGCGACGAGACCGCAGACGGTTTGTTCCACCCCGGTGAGTTTTATCCGCTCTCTCACTTCGACGCGCGCCGTGTCGATTTCTCGCTGGCGCGACTGCGTCACTACACGGGGACGCCAGTTGAACATTTTCAGCCCTTTGTTCTGTTTACCAACTACACCCGCTATGTAGACGAATTTGTGCGCTGGGGATGCAGCCAGATTCTGGACCCGGACAGTCCCTATATCGCACTTTCCTGTGCTGGCGGGATCTGGATCACCGCAGAAACCGAGGCTCCTGAAGAAGCCACCTCCGATCTGGCGTGGAAAAAACACCAGATGCCAGCCTGGCACCTGATTACGGCTGACGGCCAGGGGATTACGCTGGTGAATATTGGCGTCGGGCCGTCAAACGCCAAAACTATTTGCGATCACCTGGCGGTACTGCGCCCGGACGTCTGGCTGATGATTGGTCACTGCGGCGGCCTGCGTGAAAGTCAGGCGATTGGCGACTATGTGCTGGCGCACGCCTACTTACGTGACGATCATGTGCTCGATGCCGTACTGCCGCCCGATATTCCCATCCCCAGCATCGCAGAAGTTCAGCGCGCACTGTATGACGCCACAAAAATGGTGAGCGGCATGCCTGGCGAAGAGGTTAAGCAGCGGCTGCGTACCGGTACGGTCGTCACCACCGATGATCGTAACTGGGAGTTACGCTACTCTGCCTCCGCATTGCGTTTCAACCTGAGCCGCGCCGTCGCCATTGATATGGAAAGTGCCACAATTGCCGCCCAGGGCTATCGCTTCCGCGTACCTTACGGCACGCTATTGTGCGTCTCCGACAAACCGTTGCACGGTGAGATTAAACTTCCCGGCCAGGCTAACCGTTTTTATGAAGGTGCGATTTCGGAGCACCTGCAAATCGGCATCCGCGCCATTGATCTGTTACGCGCAGAAGGCGATCGCCTGCACTCACGTAAACTGCGCACATTCAACGAACCGCCGTTCCGTTAA
- a CDS encoding ABC transporter ATP-binding protein: protein MLLAIRYVFASCPLRITALIVVVLLQGLIPALNIFMTGQIINTLHAVQTTDGDLMLSVAVWCVSLLGMQLMQPLVNLVQGDVTEISTNHFSTKIMCRMNDSFSLSLFDNKERYEQLEYLKKEAAYRPLNFIICIIYVIRAIVMAGSLLLVLINYSGAGAAICALSAIPMIAINMRIQQRYVRDLFFTSKDAIAMRYVYGVSMDKSFLQEIRLYGLGKYLLTKFNASARNTYNRMHKQRIRALITPVPAMMLSLTMLFVGVTFFLNNLRTSDIAVSALVMVFQSIVMMKSHLDEIANYGSNLVSMSSFFTRYHAFMTDKIEPVKNGHLTLPAETPFALSIHKLRFQYEGRNHPALNGVNLEIAPGEKVAILGENGSGKTTLIKMILRMYAFSEGAVSVSGVPLDRLDIESYRNQIATVFQDYGKYEFTVGENIALNNYDAETPSPAVDELLKKVGFPYDQHTRLGKQFGGDELSIGQWQRLAIARALYRKANLFIFDEFSSSLDPETEHRLFNDILALNTTVIAVTHRLGNIKEFDRIIVMSAGEVIENGDFTALISRRGKFYDMWHAQFKSVMTQAV from the coding sequence GTGCTACTGGCTATCAGGTACGTCTTTGCGTCATGCCCACTTCGTATTACCGCACTTATCGTCGTTGTGTTGCTTCAGGGGCTGATACCGGCCCTCAACATCTTTATGACCGGCCAAATAATCAACACACTGCATGCAGTGCAAACCACCGACGGCGATCTGATGCTGAGCGTTGCGGTCTGGTGTGTTTCACTCCTTGGCATGCAGCTTATGCAGCCCCTGGTCAATCTTGTTCAGGGGGATGTCACGGAGATTTCGACTAATCACTTCAGCACTAAGATTATGTGCCGTATGAACGACTCTTTTTCCCTGAGCCTGTTTGATAATAAGGAGCGTTACGAGCAACTGGAATATTTGAAAAAAGAAGCGGCGTATCGACCGCTTAATTTCATCATCTGTATCATTTACGTTATCCGGGCAATCGTCATGGCTGGCAGTCTGCTGCTGGTTCTGATCAACTATTCAGGAGCAGGGGCGGCCATTTGCGCGCTTTCCGCCATACCGATGATTGCCATCAATATGCGTATCCAGCAGAGATACGTGCGGGATTTATTCTTCACGTCTAAAGATGCGATTGCGATGCGCTACGTATATGGCGTCAGTATGGACAAGAGTTTTTTGCAGGAGATCCGGCTTTACGGTCTTGGTAAATATCTGCTGACTAAATTCAATGCGTCCGCTCGCAATACCTATAATCGCATGCACAAACAGCGCATCCGCGCGCTAATCACGCCTGTGCCGGCCATGATGCTGAGCCTGACTATGCTGTTCGTCGGGGTAACTTTTTTTTTAAACAACTTACGCACCAGTGATATTGCCGTGAGCGCGCTGGTGATGGTGTTTCAGTCCATTGTGATGATGAAATCGCACCTCGACGAGATAGCCAATTATGGTTCGAATCTCGTCAGCATGAGCAGTTTTTTCACCCGCTACCATGCGTTTATGACGGATAAGATTGAACCGGTGAAAAACGGGCACCTTACCTTACCCGCCGAAACACCTTTTGCCCTCAGCATTCACAAACTCCGGTTTCAGTATGAGGGGCGTAATCATCCAGCCCTGAATGGGGTTAACCTTGAAATTGCCCCCGGTGAAAAGGTCGCTATTCTCGGTGAGAACGGCAGCGGAAAAACAACTCTGATTAAAATGATCCTGCGCATGTACGCCTTCAGTGAGGGGGCTGTGTCTGTGTCAGGCGTGCCGCTCGACAGGTTGGATATTGAAAGTTACCGGAACCAGATAGCCACCGTGTTTCAGGATTACGGAAAATACGAGTTCACGGTGGGCGAAAACATTGCCCTGAATAATTATGATGCAGAAACCCCGTCGCCAGCGGTTGATGAATTGCTGAAAAAGGTAGGATTTCCGTATGACCAGCACACCCGGCTGGGCAAGCAGTTCGGCGGCGATGAACTCTCCATAGGGCAGTGGCAGCGGCTCGCGATTGCACGGGCGCTATACCGAAAGGCCAATCTGTTTATTTTTGATGAGTTCTCTTCATCACTCGATCCTGAAACTGAGCACCGGCTGTTTAATGATATTCTTGCCCTGAACACAACCGTGATCGCAGTGACGCACAGGCTCGGTAATATAAAAGAGTTCGACAGGATTATCGTGATGTCTGCTGGAGAGGTCATCGAAAATGGGGACTTCACTGCGTTGATAAGCCGTCGGGGAAAATTTTACGACATGTGGCATGCGCAGTTTAAATCGGTGATGACTCAGGCAGTTTAA
- a CDS encoding aminopeptidase P family protein: MSNPTPLSALRNLLIAQGLDGMIVPRADAHQSEDCTPHDNKLAWLTGFSGSAGLALVLRDRALLFVDGRYQVQARAEVDRNDFEIHHLHNEPLAEYLQEQVASGARIAFEPLLMVNSQFETLSATHCELVALDSDPFDVVWQNRPAAPCGIIREMPVEISGERSTQKRARILDELAKQQADYLPITLPDNIAWMLNVRGSDLNMVPVPFSFALLHRTGELEWFVDEKKTQQLPASLLSTLTISPPGEFLARCQQRAAGKRFLVDKDFAPVALRFVIEQHGGDVIWSADPITLMKAHKNETELAGYRECHEQDGAAWVNFLAWLAHEVPLREAAGNPITELEAQEKQRAYRQQQPGFLEQSFNTISASAGNAAMCHYHSSEKTNAPVTTQEMYLNDSGGQYQNGTTDTTRTLAFGPQEPQRRLHYTAVLKGFLSLITLQFPSGTQGHQLDAFTRRALWDLGLDYDHGAGHGVGHQLLIHEQPHRIAKKVNPWPLVAGNIITIEPGYYLAGQYGIRIENQVEIVESRPGFCKFATLTLVPIDLSLVELHLLSEAEKLWIDEYHQQVRETLSPRVESNARPWLFAATAPIRVRAN, translated from the coding sequence ATGAGCAACCCAACTCCCCTTTCCGCCCTGCGTAATCTCCTGATTGCGCAGGGGCTGGATGGCATGATCGTTCCTCGCGCCGATGCTCATCAAAGCGAGGACTGTACGCCACACGATAATAAACTGGCCTGGTTAACGGGCTTTAGCGGTTCTGCCGGACTGGCGTTAGTGCTTCGCGACCGCGCATTGCTGTTTGTGGATGGCCGCTACCAGGTTCAGGCCCGCGCCGAAGTCGATCGCAATGATTTTGAAATTCATCACCTGCATAACGAGCCGCTTGCGGAGTATTTGCAGGAACAGGTTGCCTCCGGCGCACGTATTGCCTTCGAACCTCTGCTGATGGTCAACAGCCAGTTTGAGACACTCTCAGCCACCCACTGCGAACTGGTGGCGTTAGACAGCGATCCGTTCGACGTTGTATGGCAAAACCGCCCCGCCGCCCCCTGCGGCATCATCCGGGAAATGCCCGTTGAAATCAGCGGTGAACGCAGCACGCAGAAACGCGCGCGCATTCTCGACGAACTGGCAAAACAGCAGGCGGATTACCTGCCGATCACCCTGCCGGATAATATCGCCTGGATGCTGAACGTGCGCGGCAGCGACCTCAACATGGTGCCTGTTCCTTTCTCGTTTGCGTTATTGCACCGCACGGGCGAACTGGAATGGTTCGTTGATGAAAAGAAAACTCAGCAGTTACCTGCAAGTTTGCTCAGCACGCTGACCATTTCCCCGCCGGGTGAGTTCCTTGCACGCTGTCAGCAACGCGCGGCCGGGAAGCGTTTCCTGGTTGATAAAGATTTCGCCCCGGTCGCCCTGCGCTTCGTCATTGAGCAGCATGGCGGTGACGTCATCTGGTCAGCAGATCCGATTACGCTGATGAAAGCGCACAAGAACGAAACCGAGCTGGCAGGATACCGCGAATGCCATGAGCAGGACGGCGCCGCCTGGGTTAATTTCCTCGCCTGGCTGGCGCACGAAGTGCCGCTGCGTGAAGCCGCAGGCAATCCGATAACGGAGCTGGAAGCCCAGGAAAAACAGCGGGCTTATCGCCAGCAACAACCGGGATTTCTTGAGCAGAGCTTTAACACCATTTCTGCATCGGCAGGCAATGCCGCCATGTGCCACTATCATTCAAGCGAGAAAACAAACGCGCCAGTCACAACCCAGGAGATGTACCTGAACGATTCGGGCGGTCAATATCAGAACGGTACGACAGACACGACCCGTACCCTCGCATTTGGGCCGCAGGAGCCGCAGCGTCGGTTACACTACACCGCTGTGTTGAAGGGCTTTTTGTCGCTGATTACCCTGCAATTCCCCAGCGGAACTCAGGGACACCAGCTTGACGCCTTTACCCGCCGGGCGCTTTGGGATCTTGGTCTGGATTACGATCACGGAGCGGGACACGGCGTAGGTCATCAGCTATTGATTCATGAGCAACCGCACCGTATCGCCAAAAAAGTGAACCCCTGGCCGCTGGTGGCAGGCAACATCATTACGATAGAGCCGGGCTATTACCTCGCCGGACAATACGGTATCCGCATTGAAAATCAGGTCGAAATTGTCGAAAGCCGCCCTGGTTTCTGCAAATTCGCCACACTGACGCTGGTGCCGATCGACTTAAGTCTCGTGGAATTGCATCTGCTTAGCGAGGCAGAAAAACTGTGGATTGATGAGTACCATCAGCAGGTAAGAGAAACATTATCCCCTCGCGTAGAAAGCAACGCCCGCCCGTGGCTGTTCGCCGCCACTGCTCCCATACGGGTGCGCGCAAATTAA
- a CDS encoding ABC transporter ATP-binding protein: MVRSWKRLSIVQFVASSDNPASALSVNIASLQRPGGGELLCAIRFEVEEGKCLAVIGPNGSGKTSLLRAISQELPLQKGDIQLLGQSVSALSRQQRAKQIAVLAQNDTPDLRLALEDYVALGRIPHARDAPRDRHDAIVTKAIKETGLLALRKRSLSALSGGERQRAALARVLAQMPSLVLLDEPTNHLDPSGRVELLSLVKNKGITVVAVLHDLSLIESFADRVLLLSQGRMVLCDTPERVLVSENLYPVFGLTCFTVPHPDTGKALRIFEVPGYA, encoded by the coding sequence ATGGTTCGATCATGGAAGAGGTTAAGTATTGTGCAATTCGTCGCATCCAGTGATAACCCGGCGAGTGCTCTAAGCGTCAATATTGCGTCGCTACAGCGACCCGGAGGCGGAGAACTGCTTTGTGCAATTCGCTTTGAGGTTGAGGAAGGGAAATGCCTGGCCGTTATTGGGCCTAACGGCAGCGGTAAAACGTCTTTACTGAGGGCAATAAGCCAGGAACTCCCCCTTCAGAAGGGCGATATTCAGCTACTGGGCCAGTCTGTTTCGGCGCTGTCGCGGCAGCAGCGGGCAAAGCAGATCGCCGTTCTGGCGCAAAATGATACGCCCGATCTGAGGCTGGCTCTTGAGGATTATGTGGCGCTGGGGCGTATCCCGCACGCCCGGGATGCACCACGCGACAGGCATGATGCCATCGTGACGAAGGCCATTAAAGAGACGGGATTACTGGCGTTGCGAAAGCGGTCGCTGTCCGCGCTTTCTGGCGGAGAAAGGCAGCGGGCGGCGCTGGCGCGGGTGTTAGCTCAGATGCCGAGCCTGGTGCTGCTTGATGAGCCAACCAACCATCTGGATCCCTCCGGTCGGGTGGAACTGCTTTCGTTGGTGAAAAACAAGGGGATAACGGTGGTGGCGGTATTGCACGATCTGTCGCTGATTGAATCTTTTGCTGACCGCGTTCTTCTTCTGTCGCAGGGAAGAATGGTGCTCTGCGACACACCGGAGCGTGTGCTGGTGTCTGAAAACCTTTATCCCGTTTTTGGGTTGACCTGCTTTACCGTACCACACCCTGATACGGGGAAAGCGCTGCGTATTTTTGAAGTTCCTGGCTATGCATAA
- a CDS encoding SDR family oxidoreductase: MSLDLDFQDKRILVTAGTKGVGNAVVGLLKQLGARVLATARHTSTECIADVFVAADLTTVNGCASVAEAVQKHLGGVDVIIHVAGGSISPGGGFAALGETEWQQELNLNLLPAVRLDRALLPGMLAQGSGVIIHVTSIQRELPLPESTTGYAAAKAALSAYSKSLSKEVSPKGVRVVRVAPGWIETEASVAMAERLAKQAGTDYEGGKQIIMNALGGIPLGRPSKPIEVAKLIAFLASSHAAAITGTEYVIDGGTIPTV, encoded by the coding sequence ATGTCGTTAGATCTTGATTTTCAGGACAAACGCATACTGGTTACTGCCGGCACCAAAGGCGTCGGCAACGCGGTCGTTGGATTATTAAAGCAACTGGGTGCCAGGGTGTTAGCCACCGCGCGTCATACGTCCACAGAATGTATCGCTGACGTCTTCGTGGCGGCGGACCTGACCACGGTCAACGGGTGTGCTTCAGTAGCTGAAGCCGTTCAGAAGCATCTGGGCGGTGTCGACGTCATCATCCATGTTGCGGGCGGTTCTATCTCACCTGGTGGTGGCTTTGCAGCACTGGGCGAAACGGAGTGGCAGCAGGAACTCAACCTTAATCTGCTGCCAGCGGTACGCTTAGATCGTGCGCTGCTGCCAGGGATGCTGGCGCAGGGCAGCGGGGTTATCATTCACGTCACCTCTATCCAGCGTGAACTGCCGTTACCGGAATCGACCACCGGTTATGCGGCGGCAAAAGCTGCGCTGTCGGCGTACAGCAAGAGCCTGTCGAAAGAGGTATCCCCGAAGGGGGTTCGTGTGGTTCGTGTTGCGCCCGGCTGGATCGAAACCGAAGCTTCGGTAGCGATGGCAGAGCGACTGGCGAAGCAGGCGGGAACGGATTACGAAGGCGGTAAGCAAATCATCATGAATGCACTCGGGGGTATTCCTCTTGGTCGTCCGTCAAAGCCCATTGAGGTGGCGAAGCTCATTGCTTTCCTCGCGTCGTCTCATGCTGCCGCCATCACCGGCACCGAATATGTGATAGATGGCGGCACCATCCCGACGGTGTAA
- the shiA gene encoding shikimate transporter has protein sequence MDSTLTSTRPQDETPSLNRARRAALGSFAGAVVDWYDFLLYGITAALVFNREFFPQISPAMGTLAAFATFGVGFLFRPLGGVIFGHFGDRLGRKRMLMLTVWMMGIATALIGILPSFATIGWWAPVLLVILRAVQGFAVGGEWGGAALLSVESAPENKKAFYSSGVQVGYGVGLLLSTGLVSLISTLTTDEQFLSWGWRIPFLFSIILVLGALWVRNGMEESAEFEQQKQETPPAKKRLPVMEALSRHPGAFLKIIGLRLCELLTMYIVTAFALNYSTQNLGLPRELFLNIGLLVGGLSCLTIPCFAWLADRFGRRRVYITGALIGTLSAFPFFMALEAQSIFWIVFFSIMLANIAHDMVVCVQQPMFTGMFGAGYRYSGAGVGYQVASVVGGGFTPFIAAALVTFSDGNWHSVAIYLLAGCLISAVTALLMKNKPHV, from the coding sequence ATGGATTCCACCCTCACCTCCACGCGTCCCCAGGATGAGACGCCTTCGCTTAATCGCGCGCGCCGCGCCGCATTAGGAAGCTTCGCTGGCGCAGTCGTCGACTGGTACGATTTTCTGCTCTATGGCATCACCGCTGCCCTGGTGTTTAATCGTGAATTCTTCCCGCAAATCAGCCCGGCGATGGGTACACTCGCGGCGTTTGCCACCTTCGGCGTTGGCTTTCTGTTTCGCCCGCTGGGGGGTGTGATCTTCGGCCACTTCGGCGATCGTCTGGGCCGTAAGCGTATGCTGATGCTGACCGTATGGATGATGGGTATCGCTACCGCACTGATTGGCATCCTCCCTTCTTTCGCCACTATAGGCTGGTGGGCGCCGGTACTACTGGTGATATTACGGGCTGTTCAGGGTTTTGCCGTCGGTGGCGAATGGGGTGGCGCGGCATTGCTGTCGGTTGAAAGCGCGCCGGAGAACAAAAAAGCGTTTTACAGCAGCGGCGTTCAGGTGGGTTATGGCGTAGGGCTGCTGCTCTCGACCGGTCTGGTCTCGCTGATCAGCACGCTGACGACCGATGAACAGTTTCTGAGTTGGGGTTGGCGCATCCCATTCTTGTTCAGCATTATTCTGGTGCTTGGCGCCTTATGGGTGCGCAATGGCATGGAAGAGTCCGCCGAATTTGAACAGCAAAAACAGGAAACACCACCGGCGAAAAAACGCTTGCCGGTTATGGAGGCGTTGAGCCGCCACCCTGGCGCATTTCTGAAAATCATCGGCCTGCGCCTGTGCGAGCTGCTGACGATGTATATCGTCACCGCGTTCGCCCTGAACTACTCCACCCAAAATCTGGGTCTTCCGCGTGAGCTTTTTCTGAATATCGGTCTGCTGGTGGGGGGACTAAGCTGCCTGACGATCCCCTGCTTTGCCTGGCTTGCGGACCGCTTCGGTCGTCGGCGCGTCTATATTACAGGTGCCTTAATCGGTACGCTCAGCGCATTCCCGTTTTTTATGGCGCTTGAAGCCCAGTCAATCTTCTGGATTGTGTTCTTCTCCATCATGCTGGCCAATATTGCTCATGATATGGTGGTCTGCGTACAGCAGCCGATGTTTACCGGCATGTTCGGTGCAGGTTATCGCTACAGCGGTGCCGGAGTCGGTTATCAGGTCGCCAGCGTCGTGGGCGGCGGGTTCACTCCCTTTATCGCCGCCGCACTGGTCACCTTCTCCGATGGGAACTGGCACAGCGTTGCCATTTACCTGCTGGCAGGCTGCCTGATCTCTGCCGTTACGGCGCTGTTGATGAAAAATAAACCACACGTCTAA
- a CDS encoding nuclear transport factor 2 family protein, producing MSLALPHAISDYFAISNGADIANVKHCFTADAVVTDEGKTHKGHAAIEAWQRAAQAAFDYSVEPVQFLTEGHRVTVTSNVVGNFPGSPIVLKHAFDLVGDKINTLEII from the coding sequence ATGTCATTAGCCCTACCGCACGCTATTTCTGACTATTTCGCGATCAGCAACGGAGCAGATATTGCCAACGTTAAGCACTGTTTTACTGCCGATGCTGTCGTGACAGACGAAGGTAAAACGCATAAGGGACACGCAGCGATCGAGGCATGGCAACGTGCCGCACAGGCCGCGTTTGACTACAGCGTTGAGCCGGTTCAGTTCCTCACCGAAGGTCACCGGGTGACAGTCACCTCAAACGTTGTCGGTAATTTTCCTGGCAGCCCGATAGTGCTTAAACATGCTTTCGACCTGGTCGGCGACAAGATCAACACACTGGAGATTATCTGA
- a CDS encoding FecCD family ABC transporter permease, which yields MSFTSYRYYWAMWSAVVVLAGLMLLSIAKGAVSLSLLQVLGAIGIADVPVSDMVSRIVIDLRVPRTLLSVLTGAGLAIVGALLQTTTRNDLADPFLFGLSSGASAGAVLVITRFGNQLGTLTLPVSAFVGGICSAMAVILLFHFKKQRGAEQLIISGLAISFLFGALTSYFIFSGDQRAASSVLFWSLGGLGLASWGNLPFALLSLILLSAFILLRWRALDGMLAGEQTALSLGINVSRLRMEIFLCCALATSFLVALTGVIGFVGLMVPHLCRYFSGVKHLLLLPLCGVWGAVLLCGGDIVSRTLLTSQELPVGIITAGIGGLFIIVLLARTSSI from the coding sequence ATGAGTTTCACTTCGTACCGTTACTACTGGGCGATGTGGAGCGCGGTGGTGGTACTGGCAGGATTAATGTTACTCAGTATTGCCAAAGGCGCTGTTTCGTTATCGCTGTTGCAGGTGCTGGGGGCGATAGGGATTGCAGATGTGCCGGTATCGGATATGGTCAGCAGAATTGTGATTGATTTACGCGTGCCGAGGACGCTGCTCTCTGTACTTACAGGGGCAGGACTGGCGATAGTGGGCGCGTTGTTGCAGACCACCACACGTAATGATCTTGCCGATCCATTTTTATTTGGGCTGTCATCGGGCGCATCGGCGGGCGCGGTACTGGTCATTACCCGATTCGGCAATCAGCTTGGCACGCTGACGCTCCCCGTATCGGCATTTGTTGGTGGGATCTGCTCCGCTATGGCGGTGATATTACTGTTCCACTTCAAAAAGCAACGTGGGGCTGAGCAGTTAATTATCAGTGGGCTTGCTATCTCCTTTCTGTTTGGCGCGTTAACCAGCTATTTCATTTTTTCTGGCGATCAACGTGCCGCCAGTTCCGTGCTGTTCTGGTCACTGGGCGGCCTGGGATTAGCCAGTTGGGGCAATCTGCCTTTCGCCTTACTGAGCCTGATATTACTGAGCGCTTTTATTCTGCTGCGATGGCGTGCGCTGGATGGCATGCTGGCCGGTGAGCAGACGGCGTTATCGCTGGGGATTAACGTCAGCCGCCTGCGGATGGAAATTTTCCTGTGCTGCGCGCTGGCGACCTCTTTCTTAGTGGCACTGACGGGAGTGATCGGCTTTGTTGGGCTGATGGTGCCACATCTGTGTCGGTACTTTTCTGGCGTTAAGCATCTGCTTTTACTGCCTCTTTGTGGTGTCTGGGGGGCTGTGCTGTTGTGCGGCGGCGATATTGTCAGCCGAACGTTGCTGACCTCGCAGGAACTGCCTGTCGGCATTATTACGGCGGGTATTGGCGGTTTGTTTATTATTGTGTTGCTCGCCAGAACGTCGTCAATATGA